In Planctomonas sp. JC2975, the genomic stretch CAGCTTCGCGCTCGATGAAGGTGCCGCCGTCGAGTTCGACCGCCGGCTGCGGGTCCGGGTCTCGGCGCGAGTGTTCCTCTCCGCTCCCGACTTCCTGCGCAAGGCCGAGTGGGCGTTCCACGGCGTGGGGGTGAACTGGGCGGAGGTGAGCTGGCCGCGCCGGGTGCTGCGCAGTGCACGCGTGCGGGCTGCGCGTCGTCGGGCTCGACCGTTCAACGGCGAATGTTCGCCAGAATCTCGTCTGTGAGCTGGTACGGCGCCGTCTCATTCGGCGTGTGACCGGTGTCGAGCACTGAGAGCCTGGCTCCGATCCGCTCGGCGTAGGCGCGGTGCATCCGCACCGGCCACACGTCACGGGTACCGACCGCGACCAGCAGCGGGATTCCGGATGCCCGCAGCTCGTCATCCAGGTCGGGAACGCCCTTCATGAGGCCGATGATGTCGTCGACACTCGATCGCCTGGTCATCTCGAAGCGCTCGCGCACGAAGGCGATCCGTTCGCGCGGCGACCTGTTGAGGTTGCGGCGCGTACCCCAGATCATCAGCCCGGCGCAGACGTGAGGCGAGATCGGGCCGCTGAGAGGACCGACCACCTTGAAGCCGCGGAGCGACTGGCCGGCGAGCGGCGGCGTGGAGAGTAGAGCGAGGCTGGCGACGAGGCCGGGATGCCGGGCGGCGACCATCGCCGCAACGGTGCCCGCGAACGAGTAGCCGACGAGGTGCACCGGCGTCGAGCCGGTCCCGATCACTGCGAGAAGGTCGTCGACGAAGAGGTCGAGCGTGTAATGCCTGCCGGGCGGATCGAGGTTCTCCGGGCCGGCGGAGTGGGACTCGTACTGTCCGGCCAGGTCGTAGGACTCGGCGCGATATCCGGCATCCGCCATCAAGGGTGCCATGCGACTGAAGTCCTCCTTCGACCCGGTCACCCCTGGTGCGAGCACGATCCGGACGCCGTCGGCAGGGCCGAGACTCAGTCGAGCGAGCTGACCGCTCGGGGCAGCGACCGCATCCTTCACCGCGCCGGACGGCAATGCGCCCCAGTCGAACGCGATCGGCGCCTCGTCCTTCCGCCTGGATTCGTTCGAGCCGGGCCGGGTCAGGGCCGCTGACTCTCGACGTTGAGCTGTCGA encodes the following:
- a CDS encoding alpha/beta fold hydrolase, whose translation is MIRRRDSTAQRRESAALTRPGSNESRRKDEAPIAFDWGALPSGAVKDAVAAPSGQLARLSLGPADGVRIVLAPGVTGSKEDFSRMAPLMADAGYRAESYDLAGQYESHSAGPENLDPPGRHYTLDLFVDDLLAVIGTGSTPVHLVGYSFAGTVAAMVAARHPGLVASLALLSTPPLAGQSLRGFKVVGPLSGPISPHVCAGLMIWGTRRNLNRSPRERIAFVRERFEMTRRSSVDDIIGLMKGVPDLDDELRASGIPLLVAVGTRDVWPVRMHRAYAERIGARLSVLDTGHTPNETAPYQLTDEILANIRR